One part of the Dermacentor andersoni chromosome 2, qqDerAnde1_hic_scaffold, whole genome shotgun sequence genome encodes these proteins:
- the LOC140215820 gene encoding uncharacterized protein — protein MVLEDQVASQAAVIQDLKGEINASEQYSRSSNLEIHNLRQLPSENLTTTVAELAVQLGIDSFLPGHVVAVHRLPRKSKTAPVLVRFLSAGIRDSWLAKRKKLESLAKENEPSVFFVENLTKYNRELFWETKTKAKEVDFKFVWVKHGKIYARKKEGDPVVRIMSPCDLSRLV, from the coding sequence ATGGTACTTGAGGATCAGGTCGCTTCTCAGGCAGCTGTCATTCAAGACCTTAAAGGAGAAATAAATGCCTCTGAACAGTATAGTAGGTCCTCAAACCTCGAAATTCATAACCTACGCCAACTTCCTAGTGAAAACTTGACTACTACTGTTGCTGAACTGGCCGTTCAACTGGGCATTGATTCATTCCTGCCAGGTCACGTAGTAGCTGTGCACCGGTTGCCCAGGAAGAGCAAAACAGCTCCAGTTTTAGTGCGCTTCCTTTCGGCGGGCATACGTGACAGCTGGCTGGCAAAGCGAAAGAAACTGGAATCTCTGGCGAAGGAAAATGAGCCCTCGGTTTTCTTTGTCGAAAACTTGACGAAATACAACAGAGAACTGTTCTGGGAGACAAAGACTAAGGCCAAAGAGGTAGATTTCAAGTTCGTATGGGTGAAACATGGCAAAATTTATGCCCGTAAGAAGGAGGGTGACCCAGTTGTGCGCATAATGAGCCCTTGTGACTTGTCTCGGCTAGTCTGA